The proteins below come from a single Armatimonadota bacterium genomic window:
- the ftsA gene encoding cell division protein FtsA produces the protein MTASQSVVLDIGSTKVAALAGELDASGSVKVLGFAIEPHDGVRKGAIVDAEVVAQAAGVALSRVEATSGLKGTPVVFGVGGRQGQPTLGQGLVPIFPSTRAITREDVLQVVNHSRQVALPDGRELVQAIPAEFRIDGRPAKKSPLGKSGSRLEVSTLLIGVESAQIELMERIAEAGGRAIDQFVYEPVASGLGVLTSHQMEYGSIVVDIGGDSTAVGAFEGGTAIFADTVPLGSKHVTSDISKLLKVSPEEAEALKVSAGCAIAAMVPENESIMVLQMGQIERRSMQRKVFCEIVEARMREIAKMVREALERGGCLDRAPGGMAVTGGGSQMKGITELFETTIPGVKAKPTVPHFRGHHAAEASRPELATCAGLVRYAVESCSDDLSPAVSDGSWGERIRTLMSLLGRKA, from the coding sequence ATGACCGCCAGCCAATCCGTCGTTCTCGATATCGGCAGCACCAAAGTCGCAGCCTTGGCAGGCGAACTCGACGCGTCGGGTTCGGTCAAGGTTCTTGGGTTCGCCATAGAGCCTCATGACGGCGTTCGAAAGGGCGCCATCGTGGACGCAGAGGTCGTGGCTCAGGCCGCCGGTGTAGCCCTTTCCAGGGTCGAAGCGACCTCGGGGCTCAAGGGGACTCCGGTGGTCTTTGGTGTCGGAGGGCGGCAAGGACAGCCGACGCTCGGCCAAGGCCTGGTGCCGATCTTCCCGAGCACACGGGCCATCACGCGCGAGGACGTGCTCCAGGTCGTGAACCATAGCCGACAGGTTGCCCTACCTGACGGCAGGGAACTGGTTCAGGCGATCCCGGCAGAATTTCGCATCGACGGCAGACCGGCGAAGAAGTCGCCTTTGGGGAAGTCCGGTTCAAGGTTGGAAGTTTCGACCCTGCTCATCGGCGTCGAGAGCGCGCAGATCGAGCTGATGGAGCGCATCGCCGAAGCCGGCGGCCGGGCAATCGACCAATTTGTTTACGAGCCCGTAGCCTCGGGGTTGGGCGTTCTAACCTCCCACCAGATGGAATATGGTTCGATCGTCGTGGACATCGGTGGCGATTCGACGGCGGTCGGGGCGTTCGAAGGCGGCACGGCGATTTTTGCCGACACCGTACCACTTGGAAGCAAACACGTCACCTCGGACATCTCCAAGCTCCTGAAAGTCTCACCCGAGGAGGCGGAGGCGCTCAAAGTGTCTGCGGGATGCGCGATCGCGGCGATGGTGCCCGAAAATGAGTCCATCATGGTGCTCCAAATGGGCCAGATCGAGCGCCGATCCATGCAACGGAAAGTCTTTTGCGAGATCGTCGAGGCCAGGATGCGCGAGATCGCGAAGATGGTACGCGAGGCTCTTGAGCGCGGCGGGTGCCTTGATCGGGCGCCCGGCGGGATGGCTGTGACCGGTGGCGGTTCCCAGATGAAGGGCATCACCGAGCTCTTTGAGACCACCATTCCGGGCGTGAAGGCCAAGCCGACCGTGCCCCATTTCAGGGGCCATCACGCGGCAGAAGCCTCGCGGCCCGAACTCGCGACCTGTGCCGGGCTGGTGCGCTATGCGGTCGAGTCGTGCAGCGATGACCTGTCACCGGCGGTCTCGGACGGTAGTTGGGGAGAGCGCATCCGGACGCTGATGTCGCTTCTCGGAAGAAAGGCCTGA
- a CDS encoding small basic family protein, protein MIFIPVAALLLGVLLAKLIGLGPISGIVGKYIAVACVAGLDSLVGGIRSGLEGKYSSAIFVTGFLSNIVFAFFLAWLGDKIGMNLLLAAVLVMGTRIFTNLSLIRRFMLTKMADEREKRRLADQQRQAQPSKT, encoded by the coding sequence GTGATCTTCATACCGGTGGCCGCGCTTCTGCTCGGCGTGCTCTTGGCCAAGTTGATCGGCCTGGGGCCGATCTCAGGGATCGTCGGGAAGTACATCGCGGTGGCTTGCGTGGCAGGTCTGGACTCGCTCGTCGGTGGGATTCGGTCCGGTCTTGAGGGGAAGTACTCGTCGGCGATCTTCGTGACGGGTTTCCTCTCCAACATCGTGTTCGCCTTCTTTTTGGCCTGGCTTGGCGACAAGATCGGCATGAACCTCCTGCTGGCAGCGGTGCTCGTGATGGGCACGCGCATCTTCACCAACCTCAGCCTGATCCGCCGATTCATGCTGACCAAAATGGCCGATGAGCGCGAAAAGCGACGTCTGGCCGACCAGCAGCGACAGGCGCAACCCTCCAAGACCTGA
- a CDS encoding DUF881 domain-containing protein, which translates to MNPFIHRATGAPWVLPVSMLSLVLGFMMILAWIPVSRESGRGGGPDIDLDQRLNAAQIEQSLRDEYQRMTVEVKKLREEKTQLENAMGDQTRQSKVLNDTLQDTKLFTGLTEVEGPGVTITLKDSERADSGSIPNNDLIVHDVDVLRVVNELRASGAEAIAINNQRVIGRTSIRCVGPTIQVDGVPVASPVRIRAVGDPEAMIGGLNLRNGVLDEIRQADPAMVTLEKVERHHLPAYAGATATKFLQVAGASK; encoded by the coding sequence ATGAACCCATTTATTCACCGAGCCACCGGAGCGCCCTGGGTGCTGCCCGTCAGCATGCTTTCGCTGGTTCTGGGGTTCATGATGATCCTCGCCTGGATACCCGTGTCCCGTGAGAGTGGACGCGGCGGCGGGCCGGACATCGACCTTGACCAAAGGCTCAACGCCGCCCAAATCGAGCAGAGCCTGCGCGATGAGTATCAGCGCATGACCGTCGAAGTCAAGAAGCTCCGCGAGGAGAAGACCCAGCTCGAGAACGCGATGGGAGATCAGACCCGGCAGTCCAAGGTCCTGAACGACACCCTGCAGGACACCAAGCTCTTTACGGGTCTGACCGAGGTCGAAGGGCCCGGCGTGACAATCACGCTCAAAGACAGCGAGCGCGCCGATTCGGGCAGCATCCCCAACAACGACCTCATCGTCCACGACGTGGATGTGCTCCGCGTGGTCAACGAACTGCGGGCCTCCGGCGCCGAGGCTATTGCCATCAACAACCAGCGGGTGATCGGGCGGACCAGCATCCGGTGCGTGGGTCCGACCATTCAGGTGGACGGCGTTCCTGTGGCTTCCCCAGTCCGGATTAGGGCGGTGGGAGACCCCGAGGCGATGATCGGGGGGTTGAACCTTCGCAACGGTGTGCTCGACGAGATTCGTCAGGCCGACCCTGCGATGGTGACGCTGGAAAAAGTCGAGCGTCACCACCTTCCGGCCTACGCGGGCGCCACGGCAACCAAGTTCCTCCAGGTTGCGGGGGCAAGCAAGTGA
- the murC gene encoding UDP-N-acetylmuramate--L-alanine ligase, with product MRTKQEIQTAFAPAETFSASKTFFLVGIGGAGMSGLARMLKNRGLDVRGSDSNPSPITAELETLGIPVRIGHFGDGIREGDQLVLSDAIPLDESPEVAAARKLECPLFRRSQLLGWLLRDKKVIAVTGTHGKTTTTGMIGAGLRAAGMDPTIVVGAEVPEFGGAVVEGRGEWAVVEACEAYDSFHDLTPTIVVLTNLEPDHLDYHGTFENLKESVKRFVEKVPDEGALLYCGDDSGAADLAKQVTARGEEYRRDQLVQLASYDPDLLMFSVQQRGIHNESNAAGALVACEVVGAEMAKCVMPVLRFGGAERRQQILQESPLEFIGDTVRGVDVIDDYAHHPTEVRATLEAVRFHWFQWLPGRKRLIVVFQPHLYSRTAEHLEAFAEALSLADLVVLTDIYPAREKPMPGMSAARIAELVTKPVRYIPSRHLLPREVAKMTRPGDVVVGMGAGNISEFAPALVEELKRIGGYGGRPIEEWGRPLKVAVIYGGDSAEREVSLHSGRAVAEALGKKGYEYDLFDVSDLLLSKGDLAAFKGPNRPDLAFLCVHGTNAEDGAFQGLFEMLHIPYTGSGLQSSAIAMDKQLTKQVLEARGIKVPMGRLFSSVEELDVSLPRPLPSRQAGTRKHFPLREKQGRGELQVPLVVKPNAQGSTVGLSFVRSAEELATAVEKALAYGSGALIEELIEGVEVSVPVLGDRALPPVEIVPDSGQYDFAAKYTPGATNEICPARLPAAMLDELKRIALEAHRALGCRGATRTDMIVRNDDVFVLEVNTLPGMTPTSLLPRAAGVDGISFEDLCDWIVRNAMECHAKET from the coding sequence GTGAGAACCAAACAGGAGATCCAGACCGCGTTCGCACCCGCCGAGACGTTTTCGGCGAGCAAGACCTTCTTTCTGGTTGGGATCGGCGGCGCCGGGATGAGCGGCCTGGCACGGATGCTCAAGAACCGGGGACTCGACGTGCGCGGTTCCGACTCCAACCCGAGCCCGATCACGGCGGAGCTGGAAACGCTCGGCATCCCGGTGCGCATCGGGCACTTTGGCGACGGCATCCGCGAGGGCGACCAACTGGTGCTCTCCGACGCGATCCCGCTCGATGAGAGCCCCGAGGTTGCCGCGGCGCGCAAGTTGGAATGCCCACTCTTTCGGCGCTCACAGCTCCTCGGCTGGCTCTTGCGTGACAAGAAAGTGATCGCCGTCACGGGCACCCATGGCAAGACGACGACCACTGGCATGATCGGCGCGGGCCTGAGGGCGGCGGGAATGGACCCCACGATCGTGGTTGGAGCTGAGGTCCCGGAGTTTGGTGGCGCGGTGGTCGAGGGCCGTGGCGAGTGGGCGGTGGTGGAGGCGTGCGAGGCCTACGACAGCTTTCACGATTTGACGCCGACGATCGTGGTTCTGACGAACCTGGAACCGGATCACTTGGACTACCACGGGACGTTTGAGAATCTGAAGGAGAGTGTGAAGCGGTTCGTTGAAAAGGTGCCAGATGAGGGGGCTCTCCTCTATTGCGGAGATGACTCCGGCGCTGCGGACCTTGCCAAGCAGGTAACTGCCAGGGGAGAGGAGTATCGTCGAGACCAGCTGGTCCAACTCGCGAGCTACGACCCCGATCTATTGATGTTTAGCGTTCAGCAACGAGGCATCCACAACGAATCGAACGCGGCTGGCGCGCTCGTGGCATGCGAAGTTGTCGGGGCCGAGATGGCAAAGTGCGTCATGCCCGTTCTTCGATTTGGCGGAGCTGAGCGCAGGCAGCAGATCTTGCAGGAATCGCCCCTTGAGTTCATTGGGGATACGGTTCGAGGCGTCGACGTCATCGACGACTATGCCCACCATCCCACTGAAGTACGAGCGACGCTCGAAGCCGTCCGTTTTCACTGGTTTCAGTGGCTTCCTGGGCGCAAACGCCTGATCGTCGTCTTCCAACCCCATCTCTATTCCCGCACAGCCGAGCACCTTGAGGCCTTCGCCGAAGCGTTGTCATTGGCAGACCTGGTCGTGCTCACCGACATCTATCCCGCCCGCGAGAAGCCGATGCCGGGGATGAGCGCCGCGCGAATCGCGGAGCTGGTCACCAAACCCGTTCGCTACATCCCGTCGCGGCATCTGCTGCCAAGAGAGGTTGCCAAGATGACCCGTCCCGGCGACGTGGTCGTGGGCATGGGCGCCGGGAATATCTCGGAGTTCGCGCCGGCCCTGGTCGAGGAGTTGAAGCGAATAGGAGGCTATGGGGGCCGGCCGATCGAGGAGTGGGGAAGGCCGCTCAAGGTCGCCGTGATCTATGGGGGCGATTCGGCCGAGCGGGAGGTCTCGCTGCACAGCGGGAGGGCTGTGGCGGAAGCCCTTGGAAAGAAGGGCTACGAATACGACCTATTTGACGTATCCGACCTTCTGCTCTCCAAGGGCGATCTTGCTGCGTTCAAAGGACCAAACCGACCGGACCTGGCCTTTCTTTGCGTCCACGGGACCAACGCCGAAGACGGCGCATTTCAGGGCCTTTTCGAGATGCTGCACATCCCGTACACGGGGTCTGGCCTTCAGTCCAGTGCCATCGCGATGGATAAGCAGCTCACCAAGCAGGTACTGGAGGCGCGGGGCATAAAGGTGCCGATGGGGAGGCTTTTCTCCTCGGTCGAAGAGCTCGATGTCTCCCTCCCCCGACCCCTCCCTTCCCGACAAGCCGGGACTCGGAAGCATTTTCCGCTTCGCGAAAAACAAGGGAGGGGAGAGCTACAAGTGCCCCTCGTCGTCAAGCCCAATGCCCAGGGATCGACCGTCGGGTTGAGTTTTGTTAGGTCGGCTGAGGAACTTGCGACGGCTGTCGAGAAGGCCCTGGCCTACGGTTCTGGAGCTCTGATCGAAGAGCTGATCGAGGGTGTGGAGGTATCGGTGCCCGTGCTGGGAGACCGTGCGCTGCCGCCCGTCGAGATCGTGCCGGATTCGGGACAATACGACTTTGCCGCGAAGTACACACCGGGCGCGACCAACGAAATCTGCCCCGCTCGGTTGCCCGCGGCGATGCTCGATGAACTCAAGCGCATTGCCCTTGAGGCTCATCGGGCGCTTGGATGCAGGGGCGCCACCCGGACCGACATGATCGTGCGGAACGACGACGTGTTCGTCCTCGAAGTGAACACCCTCCCGGGCATGACCCCCACCTCTCTGCTGCCGCGCGCCGCCGGCGTGGACGGGATCAGCTTCGAAGACCTCTGCGATTGGATCGTCCGCAACGCGATGGAGTGCCATGCGAAGGAGACGTAG
- the murG gene encoding undecaprenyldiphospho-muramoylpentapeptide beta-N-acetylglucosaminyltransferase, with product MRLAITGGGTGGHVYPALEVARQAREDGAEIVYLGSLRGQESAACQKLEIVFRGFPSAPLYSLKTPRGWKSLGGLIRARIAVKPVLRKLRPDAVFSTGGYSAGPVVSAAQALGIPVVIHEGDSVPGRTNRMFAPKAYAVATTFESAAAQFPGCKVVRTGQPIRKELRDAARNPQPRDLLPLILVSGGSQGAQALNEASLGAAQRMVGRAMHWLHSTGRNHFEAVFHSYERLGLKDDYEVRSFLDVDAMAEAYCRSTLLVARSGVGTLSEAAAFRLPGIFVPLPHAHANHQYHNAKELEAMGACSVLEQSEVTPARLEAEILGWLDDQSRRERASEALAKWDVPDATERVVALVNEAALMGRKR from the coding sequence TTGAGACTGGCCATCACCGGTGGCGGGACGGGCGGACACGTCTATCCCGCGCTTGAGGTCGCGCGGCAGGCCAGGGAAGACGGCGCGGAGATCGTCTACTTGGGCTCATTGAGGGGCCAGGAATCCGCCGCGTGCCAGAAGCTGGAAATCGTGTTTCGGGGCTTTCCCTCTGCGCCGCTTTACAGCCTCAAGACGCCCCGCGGTTGGAAGAGTCTGGGCGGGCTGATTCGCGCGCGGATCGCCGTCAAGCCGGTGCTGAGAAAGCTGCGCCCTGACGCGGTCTTCTCGACCGGTGGCTATTCAGCGGGACCGGTGGTCAGCGCCGCCCAGGCATTGGGAATTCCTGTGGTCATCCATGAGGGCGATAGCGTGCCGGGTCGGACCAATCGGATGTTCGCGCCGAAAGCCTATGCCGTTGCAACGACGTTTGAGAGCGCTGCGGCGCAGTTTCCCGGATGCAAGGTCGTACGCACCGGGCAGCCGATTCGAAAGGAGCTTCGCGATGCGGCGCGCAACCCTCAGCCGCGCGACCTTCTGCCCCTGATCCTGGTGTCCGGAGGATCGCAGGGCGCTCAAGCCTTGAACGAGGCGAGCCTCGGTGCGGCCCAGCGCATGGTGGGCCGTGCGATGCACTGGCTGCATTCCACGGGAAGAAATCACTTCGAAGCGGTGTTTCATTCGTATGAGAGATTGGGATTGAAAGACGATTACGAAGTGCGTTCCTTCTTGGACGTCGATGCCATGGCGGAGGCCTATTGCCGATCCACGCTCTTGGTGGCGCGTTCGGGAGTGGGGACCCTGTCCGAGGCCGCTGCATTTCGACTGCCGGGGATCTTTGTGCCTTTGCCCCATGCCCACGCCAACCATCAGTACCATAACGCCAAGGAGCTCGAAGCGATGGGCGCGTGCAGCGTGCTGGAGCAGAGCGAAGTGACCCCGGCGAGATTAGAGGCGGAGATTTTGGGCTGGCTAGACGATCAATCTCGCCGCGAGCGCGCTTCTGAAGCGCTGGCAAAATGGGATGTACCGGATGCGACCGAGCGCGTGGTGGCGCTGGTCAATGAGGCGGCGCTGATGGGGAGGAAGCGGTGA
- a CDS encoding FtsW/RodA/SpoVE family cell cycle protein codes for MKKSVLMRDSGLFWLALCLTFVGLFFVFDAAYPRSIQRDLSILPREFLMQLLFTAVALAAGVFVAGRSPRTWLRASGFLWLLTVLALIAVEIPGIGYEMNGATRWIKLGPIPIQPAELAKVTLILYFAGVFANRKAWPDKIKRQKSFPLWMDNVGLPKLQRCMPGIWAVLALALIAMEPDLGTAAVLAVVGYLMCWTGGVSKKTMIVGTVAGLLMMLVAVKMEPYRMERIMNHFHRHEAALMDDIGFQSNQSELSMAGGGILGIGIGNGRAKHILPARTTDFIASTIAEETGFLGWLAVVGLLAALSLRLFLLAPKAPSKFGGLVLTGVGAWIAVQSVTNLLMANGTLPAIGIPLPFVSSGGSSLVALWVAIGMCQSALVPMPAPKKKQEEAVETGHHRWRDGRTRLSRA; via the coding sequence ATGAAAAAAAGCGTTTTGATGCGCGATAGCGGGCTGTTTTGGCTCGCCCTTTGTTTAACGTTCGTTGGACTGTTTTTCGTTTTCGACGCGGCCTACCCGCGCTCGATCCAGCGCGACCTTTCGATCCTCCCGCGCGAGTTCTTGATGCAGCTCTTGTTCACGGCTGTGGCGCTGGCTGCGGGGGTCTTCGTTGCGGGAAGAAGCCCCAGAACCTGGCTCAGGGCTTCGGGTTTCCTCTGGCTGCTGACCGTTCTGGCGCTGATTGCCGTGGAGATTCCGGGCATCGGGTACGAGATGAACGGCGCGACGCGCTGGATCAAGCTGGGGCCGATCCCTATCCAGCCCGCCGAGCTCGCAAAGGTCACTCTGATCCTCTACTTTGCCGGGGTTTTCGCGAACCGTAAAGCTTGGCCGGACAAGATCAAGCGGCAAAAGAGCTTTCCGCTCTGGATGGACAACGTGGGCCTGCCCAAGCTCCAGCGCTGCATGCCAGGCATCTGGGCGGTCCTCGCGCTCGCCCTGATCGCGATGGAGCCGGACCTCGGCACCGCTGCCGTGCTCGCCGTGGTCGGCTACCTGATGTGCTGGACCGGCGGCGTCTCCAAAAAGACGATGATCGTGGGAACCGTCGCGGGTCTGCTGATGATGCTGGTGGCCGTCAAGATGGAGCCTTACCGGATGGAGCGGATCATGAACCACTTCCACCGGCACGAAGCAGCGCTGATGGACGACATCGGGTTCCAGAGCAATCAGTCGGAGCTCTCGATGGCGGGCGGGGGCATCCTCGGGATAGGGATTGGCAACGGCCGCGCCAAGCACATCTTGCCCGCGCGGACGACCGACTTCATCGCCTCGACCATCGCAGAAGAGACGGGCTTCTTGGGCTGGCTGGCCGTCGTCGGTTTGCTTGCGGCGCTCAGTTTGAGGCTCTTTCTGCTCGCCCCCAAAGCGCCCTCGAAGTTTGGAGGCTTGGTCTTGACGGGGGTGGGTGCGTGGATCGCCGTGCAATCGGTCACCAACCTGTTGATGGCGAACGGGACGCTGCCGGCCATCGGCATCCCGCTTCCGTTTGTCAGCTCGGGAGGATCGAGCCTGGTCGCCCTATGGGTGGCGATCGGAATGTGCCAGTCCGCGCTGGTCCCCATGCCTGCGCCCAAGAAGAAACAGGAGGAAGCCGTTGAGACTGGCCATCACCGGTGGCGGGACGGGCGGACACGTCTATCCCGCGCTTGA
- the murD gene encoding UDP-N-acetylmuramoyl-L-alanine--D-glutamate ligase, protein MTSKSLAILGLGRSGVSVAKAALELGARPMVFDERPIVGAPKQEAARELEALGVPVQGDWNGSFTETGCDLIVTSPGVPMRSPRLQQAVEEGLEVLSEVEFAYRISKAPIVAITGTNGKSTTTAMTWLCLKAVGVDAVLCGNIAGSGYPEMPLTDAALHSTPDQVLVAEISSFQLEFVRDFKPIAATITTLTEDHLNRYKGFAEYAAMKHRIFRNMAGSGIAVWNLDDPATKPPEGVEVWGYRGQGENGENGETGENGESGERCSSPMGLETIGFLKILGREIAKAELPFSEPHNYRNALCAALLASAALEPHSQIHPLRAELLDGLKAFKPLEHRMELLGERGGVTVINNSMCTNPGAVIASSQSVEGPQRLLMGGENKELAFAPVKEYLDQSGHTAYLFGKDAQSINAQLGGRWQVFDTLSQAFLAACMEATRGDTIMLAPGVASTDQFLDFRDRGVQFRAMAKAWLDSP, encoded by the coding sequence ATGACCAGCAAATCCCTCGCCATCCTCGGCCTTGGCAGATCCGGCGTGTCGGTCGCCAAGGCGGCGCTGGAGCTCGGCGCGCGGCCGATGGTTTTCGACGAGCGGCCCATCGTGGGTGCCCCAAAGCAAGAGGCTGCGCGTGAACTCGAAGCCTTGGGTGTGCCGGTGCAAGGCGACTGGAACGGCTCCTTCACCGAGACCGGCTGCGACCTGATCGTCACCTCGCCCGGGGTCCCGATGCGCAGTCCCAGGCTGCAGCAGGCGGTCGAAGAGGGGCTGGAGGTCTTGAGCGAGGTCGAGTTCGCCTATCGCATCTCCAAAGCGCCGATCGTCGCCATCACGGGCACCAACGGCAAGAGCACCACCACCGCCATGACGTGGCTCTGCCTGAAAGCCGTCGGGGTGGACGCGGTGCTCTGCGGCAACATCGCGGGCAGCGGCTACCCCGAGATGCCCCTCACAGACGCGGCCCTGCACAGCACCCCGGACCAGGTTCTGGTCGCTGAGATCAGCAGCTTTCAACTCGAATTCGTCCGCGATTTCAAGCCCATTGCCGCCACGATCACGACCCTCACCGAGGACCACCTGAACCGCTACAAGGGCTTCGCCGAGTACGCCGCGATGAAGCATCGGATCTTCCGCAACATGGCAGGTAGCGGTATCGCGGTGTGGAATCTCGACGACCCCGCGACGAAACCACCGGAAGGGGTGGAGGTTTGGGGGTATCGGGGACAGGGTGAGAATGGTGAGAATGGTGAGACTGGTGAGAATGGTGAGAGTGGGGAGAGGTGTTCCAGCCCCATGGGGCTGGAAACGATTGGTTTCCTGAAGATCTTGGGTCGGGAGATCGCAAAGGCCGAGCTGCCGTTTTCTGAGCCACACAACTACCGAAACGCGCTGTGTGCGGCGCTCTTGGCGTCGGCTGCGCTGGAGCCGCACTCCCAAATTCATCCGCTTCGTGCCGAGCTTCTGGATGGCCTCAAGGCCTTCAAACCCCTTGAGCACCGGATGGAGCTCTTGGGTGAAAGAGGCGGCGTTACAGTCATCAACAACTCGATGTGCACCAATCCCGGCGCCGTGATCGCGTCGAGCCAAAGCGTCGAGGGCCCCCAGAGGCTGCTGATGGGCGGAGAGAATAAAGAGCTTGCCTTTGCGCCGGTCAAGGAGTATCTGGACCAATCTGGGCACACTGCGTACCTCTTCGGCAAGGACGCGCAGAGCATCAACGCGCAGCTCGGCGGCCGATGGCAAGTGTTCGACACGCTTTCCCAGGCATTCTTGGCAGCTTGCATGGAGGCAACACGGGGCGACACCATCATGCTGGCGCCGGGGGTTGCGAGCACCGACCAATTCCTCGACTTTCGCGATCGTGGAGTCCAGTTTCGAGCGATGGCGAAAGCTTGGCTTGACTCCCCTTGA
- the murF gene encoding UDP-N-acetylmuramoyl-tripeptide--D-alanyl-D-alanine ligase — MRPIRPIELSEIVGGSVESLGTSPISGFALDSRQVRPGDLFIAIVGENVDGHDFAPQALAGGAVAVLADRPIEGPHILVPDVVKALAQMALHFREAFRGPVVGVTGSVGKTTCKELVAAALKPLGKVAKTEGNRNTELTAPLLWAELDGDERAVVVEMGMRGFGQIAHLAAFSQPTIGVITNVGVSHIELVGSRQGIAEAKAELFEALPTDGLAVAWSGDDFLGILRAQAPCPVATFGFGAGSDCRIVGYTANSWTDALAVFEVGEERVEVRLPAVGRHIALSAAAALLVARHAGVDLEAAADAIAEAKLPGGRMEVIQRDGVTVVMDAYNAAPASFKAALEALAEIPCAGSRLVVMGEMRELGGLAEEAHREVGRMIAAVKPARACFFGGLTRFAAESCSAAGMEEHQLTQAEDIDVVRRFVASAMPGDTVLIKGSRAMELERVVASKEAKVQNR; from the coding sequence ATGCGACCCATACGTCCTATCGAACTATCCGAGATCGTGGGAGGTTCTGTAGAGAGCCTTGGTACGAGCCCAATCTCAGGCTTCGCCCTGGACTCCCGCCAGGTCAGGCCGGGCGACCTCTTCATCGCCATCGTGGGTGAAAACGTGGACGGGCACGACTTCGCACCCCAAGCACTCGCCGGCGGAGCGGTTGCGGTGCTCGCGGACAGGCCGATAGAGGGACCCCACATCTTGGTCCCGGATGTCGTGAAAGCTCTGGCTCAAATGGCGCTCCACTTCCGGGAGGCATTCAGGGGACCCGTGGTGGGCGTGACCGGGAGCGTAGGCAAGACCACCTGCAAGGAGCTCGTGGCAGCAGCGCTCAAGCCGCTCGGCAAGGTCGCCAAGACCGAGGGCAATCGCAACACGGAGCTCACCGCGCCGCTCCTCTGGGCTGAGTTGGACGGCGACGAGAGGGCCGTGGTCGTCGAGATGGGGATGCGGGGATTTGGTCAGATTGCGCACCTGGCGGCGTTCTCACAGCCGACCATCGGCGTGATCACGAATGTCGGTGTGAGCCACATCGAACTGGTCGGGTCGCGGCAAGGGATCGCCGAAGCCAAGGCGGAGCTATTCGAAGCCCTGCCAACCGATGGGCTCGCGGTGGCCTGGTCGGGCGACGACTTTCTGGGCATCCTGCGGGCGCAGGCGCCGTGCCCAGTGGCGACGTTTGGCTTTGGCGCCGGCTCGGATTGCCGAATCGTTGGCTACACGGCCAACAGCTGGACGGACGCCTTGGCAGTATTTGAAGTCGGCGAAGAACGAGTGGAGGTTCGGCTCCCGGCGGTCGGGCGGCACATCGCCCTGAGCGCGGCGGCGGCGCTCTTGGTGGCGCGTCACGCTGGAGTGGACCTCGAAGCCGCAGCTGATGCCATCGCAGAAGCAAAGCTGCCAGGGGGCCGCATGGAAGTGATCCAGCGGGACGGCGTGACCGTTGTGATGGACGCCTACAACGCCGCGCCGGCGAGCTTCAAGGCGGCTTTGGAGGCGCTCGCGGAAATTCCATGCGCGGGCAGCCGTCTTGTGGTCATGGGGGAAATGAGGGAGCTTGGCGGTCTCGCTGAAGAAGCCCACCGGGAGGTGGGAAGAATGATCGCCGCCGTGAAGCCCGCTAGGGCGTGTTTCTTTGGTGGCCTGACGCGGTTCGCGGCAGAGTCATGCTCGGCAGCGGGGATGGAGGAGCATCAGCTCACCCAGGCGGAAGATATTGACGTGGTTCGGCGGTTTGTGGCCAGCGCCATGCCCGGCGACACGGTGCTAATCAAAGGGAGCAGGGCGATGGAGTTGGAAAGGGTGGTGGCGTCCAAAGAAGCCAAGGTGCAGAACCGGTGA